One Bacteriovorax sp. PP10 DNA window includes the following coding sequences:
- a CDS encoding DUF493 domain-containing protein, with translation MSEFELRLSQLKLVLDETVKFPSEYLFKFIVPLEEIHQIIFIMQGMEIEQKASSSGKYISVSGKMVMNTSEEIILVYKRASVIKGIISL, from the coding sequence ATGAGCGAATTTGAATTAAGATTAAGCCAACTGAAACTGGTGCTGGATGAAACGGTAAAATTTCCCAGCGAGTACTTGTTTAAGTTTATTGTGCCACTTGAAGAAATTCACCAGATCATTTTCATTATGCAAGGGATGGAGATTGAGCAAAAGGCCTCTTCAAGCGGTAAGTACATCAGTGTCAGTGGTAAAATGGTTATGAATACAAGTGAGGAGATCATCCTCGTTTATAAACGTGCTTCAGTGATAAAAGGAATTATCTCACTATGA
- the kdsA gene encoding 3-deoxy-8-phosphooctulonate synthase — translation MTKPKLDLFIGSCVLESEEMSLRIADKLVKDLKPFEDRITLTYKGSFDKANRTSISSYRGPGIDEGMRILQKVKETFGLPVLTDFHEASQAMKLATLVDVLQVPAFLCRQTDIIAAGAEACAKYGRILKVKKGQFLSPEDTKNIVDKATTFLPKNQILLTERGSSFGYNNLIVDMASFQIMKSFGVKTVHDATHCVQRPGGLGNATGGKREQIFVLAKAAIAAGADGIFMETHPDPDKALSDPATSLPLDQIKSIVEQLLRIYEVV, via the coding sequence ATGACAAAACCAAAATTAGATTTATTCATCGGCTCATGTGTTCTTGAAAGTGAAGAGATGTCACTTCGTATCGCTGATAAACTTGTAAAAGATTTAAAACCTTTTGAAGATAGAATCACTCTTACTTACAAAGGAAGCTTTGATAAAGCGAACCGTACATCAATCAGCTCTTACAGAGGACCTGGAATTGATGAAGGGATGAGAATCTTACAAAAAGTAAAAGAGACATTCGGTCTTCCGGTATTAACGGATTTCCACGAAGCTTCTCAAGCAATGAAGCTAGCAACTCTTGTTGACGTTCTTCAGGTTCCGGCATTCTTGTGCCGTCAAACTGATATTATCGCAGCTGGAGCAGAAGCTTGTGCTAAGTACGGAAGAATCCTAAAAGTAAAAAAAGGACAATTCCTATCGCCGGAAGATACAAAAAACATCGTTGATAAAGCGACAACATTTCTTCCAAAAAACCAAATCCTTTTAACTGAACGTGGATCGAGCTTTGGATACAACAACCTTATTGTTGATATGGCCTCTTTCCAGATCATGAAGAGTTTCGGAGTTAAAACTGTTCACGATGCTACTCACTGTGTGCAAAGACCAGGTGGTTTAGGAAATGCGACTGGTGGAAAGCGTGAACAAATTTTTGTTTTAGCAAAAGCTGCCATCGCTGCTGGAGCTGACGGGATTTTTATGGAAACTCACCCGGACCCGGATAAAGCATTATCTGATCCAGCGACAAGTCTTCCACTTGACCAAATTAAGTCAATTGTTGAACAATTACTTCGTATCTATGAGGTAGTTTAA
- a CDS encoding 3-deoxy-manno-octulosonate cytidylyltransferase, with product MSKKSVLILIPARFASTRFPGKPLTLIAGKTMIARVLENCQTASHPNIEFDSYVVTDSDEVEAHIKSFSQNVVRVDDDVISGTLRIELAYNRFFKAKNYDLVINVQGDEPLLEGSDLVRLAEFHLSKPFEISTLVKKQMGFDSFFHDVNKVKVAMSETTGKAFYFSRASIPFKRDSGIDPVGDYWFLHIGVYSYKPSALSDFAKAPVSRLEDLEKLEQLRALEMGMTIGALETKSTVMGVDHPEDVKKVEEVLNGRK from the coding sequence GTGAGTAAAAAAAGTGTCCTCATTTTAATTCCCGCGCGTTTTGCTTCAACTCGTTTTCCTGGTAAGCCACTGACTTTAATCGCCGGCAAAACCATGATCGCCAGAGTTTTGGAGAATTGCCAAACTGCCTCTCATCCCAACATTGAATTCGATTCATACGTAGTCACTGACAGTGATGAAGTAGAAGCGCATATCAAGTCGTTCTCACAAAATGTTGTGAGAGTGGATGACGATGTTATTTCTGGAACGCTGAGAATTGAATTAGCTTACAATCGTTTTTTCAAAGCAAAAAATTACGACCTTGTGATTAACGTTCAAGGTGATGAACCACTTCTGGAAGGAAGTGACCTCGTACGCCTTGCTGAGTTTCATTTGAGTAAACCATTTGAGATTTCTACATTAGTAAAAAAGCAAATGGGATTTGATAGTTTTTTTCACGATGTGAATAAAGTTAAAGTAGCGATGAGTGAAACAACTGGAAAAGCATTTTATTTTTCTCGAGCAAGTATTCCCTTTAAACGCGATAGTGGAATTGATCCAGTCGGTGATTACTGGTTCCTGCATATCGGTGTTTATTCATATAAACCATCTGCCTTAAGTGATTTTGCGAAGGCCCCCGTTTCAAGATTAGAAGATCTGGAAAAACTAGAACAACTAAGAGCATTGGAAATGGGCATGACAATTGGAGCTCTTGAAACAAAGAGCACTGTAATGGGTGTAGACCATCCTGAAGATGTTAAAAAAGTAGAAGAGGTGTTAAATGGCAGAAAATAA
- a CDS encoding KdsC family phosphatase, whose protein sequence is MAQALDEKKSLRVTAEKFKDKLSKIKVCIFDIDGILTDGKISWEGEDVGFNRTTHALDGHGLKMMMAAGLHVGVISGGDSKGVRKRFVENLKLNFAYFGNEDKRESYKKVLALGYTDEQVLYMADEFIDLPILRRVGFSATVPNASLEIQEAVDYITHREAGDACAREVIDILRYAQNIPLELMEF, encoded by the coding sequence ATGGCACAAGCACTAGATGAAAAAAAATCTCTGAGAGTCACAGCTGAAAAGTTTAAAGATAAACTCTCAAAGATTAAAGTTTGTATTTTTGATATTGATGGAATTTTAACTGACGGGAAAATTTCATGGGAAGGTGAGGATGTTGGTTTTAACCGCACAACTCACGCTCTTGATGGGCATGGTTTAAAAATGATGATGGCCGCAGGACTGCATGTCGGAGTTATTTCAGGTGGAGACAGCAAGGGTGTAAGAAAGCGCTTTGTTGAAAACCTAAAACTGAACTTTGCTTATTTTGGAAACGAAGACAAAAGAGAATCCTATAAAAAAGTCCTGGCATTGGGTTATACTGATGAACAGGTTCTTTATATGGCCGATGAGTTTATTGATTTACCAATTTTAAGAAGAGTTGGATTTTCTGCCACGGTTCCGAACGCAAGTTTAGAAATCCAGGAAGCAGTTGATTACATCACTCATCGTGAAGCTGGGGATGCATGTGCTCGCGAAGTGATAGACATTCTTCGTTACGCTCAGAACATTCCTTTGGAATTGATGGAGTTTTAA
- a CDS encoding CTP synthase, which produces MAENKKHKKYIFITGGVASSLGKGLAAASIAGLLERRGINVSMLKMDPYINVDPGTMSPTQHGEVFVTDDGAETDLDLGHYERFTSLTLKRDSNFTTGQVYLKVIENERAGTYLGKTVQVVPHITNEIKRRIHVASENCDILIGEIGGTVGDIESLPFIESIRQLSHDEGADNVLFIHLVLLPYIAAAGELKSKPAQHSVKELMSQGLSPHIIICRSDREVDEDTLDKISRFCNVGRKNVFQSIDMDSIYKVPLEFHKQGLDERISELLGIWAPAAKIEDLEKVVYNFGHPLREVKIGIVGKYTDLVESYKSLDEALNHGAIACQLKFKPVYIDSEQLEKGSNLDELFAGVQGILVPGGFGSRGTEGKIKAIEYARTKKIPFFGICLGLQLAVIEYARHVAGITDATSEEFQSGGAHLIHYMEGQSEKGTKGGSMRLGSYDCHLEPKSLAMKVYQNETIQERHRHRLEVNNMYMDKITAAGMVVSGFNRELNLVEVVELKDHPFFIACQYHPEFKSKPFSPHPLFKAFIEESDKNRK; this is translated from the coding sequence ATGGCAGAAAATAAGAAACATAAAAAGTACATTTTCATTACTGGTGGAGTAGCAAGCTCACTTGGGAAAGGATTAGCAGCTGCGAGTATTGCAGGTCTTTTAGAGAGACGTGGAATAAATGTATCGATGTTAAAAATGGATCCATACATCAACGTTGATCCAGGAACAATGAGTCCAACTCAGCACGGAGAAGTTTTTGTTACCGATGACGGTGCTGAAACAGATCTGGATCTTGGTCACTATGAAAGATTCACTTCATTAACACTTAAGCGTGACAGTAACTTTACAACTGGTCAGGTTTATTTAAAAGTTATTGAAAATGAAAGAGCGGGAACATACCTTGGAAAAACTGTTCAGGTTGTTCCGCATATCACGAATGAAATTAAAAGAAGAATTCATGTGGCCTCAGAAAACTGTGACATCTTAATCGGTGAGATCGGTGGAACTGTAGGGGATATTGAATCGCTTCCATTTATTGAATCAATCAGACAATTATCTCACGATGAGGGAGCGGATAACGTTCTCTTCATTCACCTTGTTCTTCTTCCTTATATCGCAGCAGCAGGCGAGCTTAAATCAAAGCCAGCTCAGCATTCGGTTAAAGAATTAATGTCTCAAGGTTTATCTCCACACATCATCATTTGTAGATCTGATCGTGAAGTGGATGAAGACACTCTAGATAAGATTTCTCGTTTTTGTAACGTGGGAAGAAAAAATGTATTCCAGTCAATCGACATGGATTCAATTTATAAAGTTCCACTTGAATTCCACAAGCAAGGTCTTGATGAGAGAATCAGTGAGCTTCTTGGAATTTGGGCACCAGCTGCAAAAATTGAAGACCTGGAAAAAGTTGTTTATAATTTCGGTCACCCTCTAAGAGAAGTGAAGATCGGGATCGTTGGTAAATACACTGACCTGGTAGAGTCTTATAAGTCATTAGACGAAGCTCTTAATCACGGTGCGATTGCATGTCAGTTAAAATTCAAACCCGTTTATATCGACTCTGAACAATTAGAAAAAGGATCAAACCTGGATGAATTGTTTGCAGGAGTTCAAGGGATTTTAGTTCCAGGTGGATTTGGAAGCCGTGGAACAGAAGGAAAAATTAAAGCGATTGAATATGCACGTACGAAGAAGATTCCATTTTTTGGAATTTGTCTGGGGTTACAGCTTGCAGTTATTGAATACGCTCGTCACGTGGCCGGTATTACAGATGCAACATCAGAAGAATTCCAAAGTGGTGGAGCTCATTTGATTCACTATATGGAAGGACAAAGTGAGAAGGGAACAAAAGGCGGAAGCATGCGATTAGGTTCGTATGACTGTCATCTAGAGCCGAAATCTTTGGCAATGAAAGTTTATCAGAATGAAACTATTCAGGAACGTCACCGTCACCGTCTTGAAGTTAATAATATGTACATGGATAAAATTACGGCAGCAGGAATGGTTGTATCAGGGTTTAACCGTGAACTTAATTTAGTTGAAGTGGTAGAGTTAAAAGACCACCCGTTCTTCATTGCTTGCCAATACCATCCAGAATTTAAATCAAAACCATTTTCTCCTCATCCGCTTTTCAAAGCGTTTATTGAAGAATCAGACAAAAATAGGAAGTAA
- the purB gene encoding adenylosuccinate lyase: protein MIPRYEAKAITPIWSDENKFKTFLRIELELLRALEEKKMIPSGIAETIQNTAKIHTDRIDEIELTTRHDVIAFCTSITEQLPADIGKYFHYGVTSSDVIDSALTLQIKSSLDVVMKSYDAFLEALKARAIETKMLMTLGRSHGMYAEPMSFGQKLLGHYAEFKRRRSELQEFYDNELTIQLSGAVGNYTILTPDIEESVAKKLGVKVEDVSTQIIPRDRIAKMISITSLVANAIERLAVEIRHLHHSDVREVAEGFRAGQKGSSTMPHKKNPIASENLTGLSRFLRSHLTMALENAILWHERDISHSSAERLYLPDHFGILTYALDRFTTTLNLLDIDEKVIEGKVLAHTHYLSSFYLHFLIKNCESLTREDLYTVVQAASFDVEAKSNPLKYREFIQNELKSRKIDVKLPEVTPEGLRNIYLKSVDHVFNRVL, encoded by the coding sequence ATGATCCCTCGTTACGAAGCAAAGGCCATTACACCAATATGGAGTGATGAAAACAAGTTTAAAACTTTCCTTCGAATCGAGCTTGAACTGCTGCGTGCTCTGGAAGAAAAAAAGATGATCCCATCAGGGATCGCCGAAACAATCCAGAACACGGCAAAAATCCACACTGATAGAATTGATGAAATCGAGTTAACAACCAGACACGACGTCATCGCATTCTGCACTTCAATCACTGAACAACTTCCTGCTGATATTGGAAAGTACTTCCACTACGGTGTGACGAGTTCAGACGTTATTGATAGTGCTCTTACCCTTCAAATTAAATCTTCTTTAGATGTCGTGATGAAGTCATACGACGCTTTCTTAGAAGCTCTCAAAGCACGTGCTATCGAAACGAAGATGCTTATGACCCTAGGTCGCTCTCACGGAATGTACGCTGAGCCGATGAGTTTTGGACAAAAGCTTCTTGGTCACTATGCTGAATTCAAACGCAGAAGATCAGAACTTCAGGAATTCTACGACAATGAATTAACTATTCAGCTCTCAGGAGCTGTTGGTAACTATACGATCCTGACTCCAGACATTGAAGAAAGTGTAGCTAAAAAATTGGGTGTAAAAGTTGAAGACGTTTCAACTCAAATTATCCCAAGAGATAGAATCGCAAAAATGATCTCTATCACTTCACTTGTTGCTAACGCTATTGAAAGGCTTGCTGTTGAAATCCGTCATCTTCACCACTCAGATGTGAGAGAAGTTGCTGAAGGTTTTAGAGCTGGTCAAAAAGGCTCAAGCACAATGCCCCATAAGAAAAATCCGATTGCCAGCGAAAACCTTACTGGTCTATCGCGCTTTCTTCGCTCACATTTAACGATGGCCCTCGAAAATGCAATCCTATGGCATGAAAGAGATATCAGCCACTCAAGTGCAGAAAGACTTTATCTTCCAGATCACTTTGGAATTTTAACGTACGCTCTTGATCGTTTTACAACTACTCTCAACCTGCTTGATATCGATGAGAAAGTTATAGAAGGTAAAGTTCTAGCTCACACTCACTACTTATCAAGTTTCTACCTGCACTTCTTAATTAAGAACTGCGAGTCGCTTACAAGAGAAGATTTATACACAGTGGTTCAGGCCGCATCGTTTGACGTGGAAGCAAAATCTAATCCACTTAAATACCGTGAGTTCATTCAAAACGAACTTAAAAGCAGAAAAATTGATGTAAAACTTCCGGAAGTAACCCCAGAA
- a CDS encoding TolC family protein, with translation MTKNLFLSLAVLSLLTPKVLLSQDNDDTIETLDSSSSTSNEELSDGPQTLPAGEAPMPQTESIPSKKVDEMTEDVENLEPVSTPAPAGSTLQQRTGVIPEEELLKPKNPKKVEKVRSQKQTTETEMYVQQDANKYKLNDIYKNLQLNDVIEQGLRKNYDQNIRGQRQELNEISFSGAKSAFWLPELKVTLNTDNQKISNLHSSSRPPLVPNSTSPSGVLGLSLGDYTVFNWGKDYALYLNKKSVYERNTQIFNESKRELKLDLINSFFALMSSKNIEKIRQEELRQTSFVYRLSKEKITVGKTSKQDYYQARSEYLKSQNDYHDAKIVADQADEGVAFQIADAVGTKYVINEALDYRRLKITLDEVVAIAEKNNPTLLTNKVIIDNAERDYDVALKDNMPLPKFSINLGAYNHRFGPGTNTTRYETYSGGGNVELVASINTTWSLTGQDGFLNSNRLATSRITKEIAMKEFEKNTHYTQSNIRQTYKTILSLQNQLVILEARLPSLQKTFDTILDNYLGGRTKFYDFSMALDDLTTTKIFYEQIKLQHLREKLTLARLAGIEDFPGENFELLAKRAKGK, from the coding sequence ATGACCAAAAATCTCTTTTTGTCCCTGGCCGTATTATCTCTTTTAACTCCAAAAGTTTTATTGTCTCAAGATAACGATGACACAATTGAAACTCTGGACTCTTCGTCATCAACATCAAACGAAGAATTAAGCGATGGGCCTCAGACACTTCCTGCAGGCGAGGCACCTATGCCTCAAACTGAATCAATCCCTTCAAAAAAAGTGGATGAGATGACGGAAGATGTTGAGAACCTTGAGCCAGTGAGCACTCCTGCACCTGCAGGTTCTACTCTTCAGCAAAGAACTGGTGTGATTCCCGAAGAAGAATTACTAAAACCAAAAAATCCAAAAAAAGTTGAAAAAGTTCGCTCGCAAAAGCAAACGACAGAAACTGAAATGTACGTTCAGCAAGACGCTAACAAATACAAACTCAACGATATTTACAAAAACCTGCAGCTCAATGATGTGATCGAGCAAGGTCTAAGAAAAAACTACGACCAAAATATCCGCGGTCAAAGACAAGAATTAAATGAGATCTCTTTTTCAGGTGCTAAAAGTGCTTTCTGGCTTCCAGAATTAAAAGTGACTCTTAATACAGACAACCAAAAGATTTCTAATCTTCATAGCAGCTCTCGCCCACCACTGGTTCCTAACTCAACTTCACCAAGCGGAGTTTTAGGATTATCGCTGGGAGATTACACTGTATTTAACTGGGGTAAAGACTACGCTCTTTATCTGAATAAAAAATCAGTTTATGAAAGAAACACTCAAATTTTCAATGAATCAAAACGTGAATTAAAACTCGATTTGATCAATAGTTTTTTCGCTCTAATGTCTTCTAAAAATATCGAAAAAATCCGCCAGGAAGAATTGCGCCAGACTTCTTTTGTTTATCGCTTAAGCAAAGAGAAAATCACGGTAGGAAAAACTTCGAAACAAGATTATTACCAGGCACGCAGTGAATACTTAAAATCTCAAAACGATTACCACGATGCTAAAATCGTTGCGGATCAAGCTGATGAAGGTGTCGCTTTCCAAATTGCCGATGCGGTTGGAACAAAATACGTCATTAATGAAGCTCTTGATTACCGCCGTCTAAAAATCACTTTAGATGAAGTGGTGGCCATTGCTGAAAAAAACAATCCAACTCTTTTAACGAACAAAGTGATCATTGATAATGCTGAAAGAGATTATGATGTTGCTCTTAAAGACAACATGCCTCTTCCAAAGTTCTCGATCAATCTTGGTGCTTACAACCACCGCTTTGGACCTGGAACAAACACAACTCGCTATGAAACTTATTCAGGTGGAGGAAATGTTGAACTCGTGGCCTCTATCAACACAACGTGGAGCTTAACTGGTCAAGATGGTTTCTTAAACTCAAACCGCCTGGCAACCAGCAGAATCACGAAAGAAATTGCGATGAAGGAATTTGAGAAAAACACTCACTACACTCAATCAAACATCAGACAGACTTATAAGACGATTTTATCTCTTCAAAACCAATTAGTGATCTTAGAAGCAAGACTTCCAAGCTTACAAAAAACGTTTGATACAATTTTAGACAACTACCTTGGTGGAAGAACAAAATTCTATGATTTCTCAATGGCACTGGATGATTTAACGACGACTAAAATCTTCTACGAACAAATCAAACTTCAGCATTTAAGAGAAAAATTAACTCTTGCCCGCCTGGCAGGAATTGAAGATTTCCCAGGTGAGAATTTCGAGTTACTGGCAAAAAGGGCAAAGGGTAAATAA
- a CDS encoding NAD(P)H-dependent glycerol-3-phosphate dehydrogenase, with product MNASKHKIALVIGAGAFGTAMAQVLSQNFDKVILKVRSQDIYDAIKGGENSIYLPGLKIAPNIDAALTWDEVDNIPGKIELIVSALPTAGISEYFNENYDRFLSYLMKRIPIVSLSKGIDPNTLELSDDLFFDMYPHFKDHFCFLSGPSFAHEIMQEQITLVTLAGRSKKVLEEVSAMMNTNSFKVLASYDIKGVLLGGALKNILAIAGGVIEGLGYNHNTRAAMITRGIAEMLRFGAVYNARPETFYGLSGMGDLILTTTGDLSRNKTFGLELAKGRKAEEIIASQRSVVEGYKTAKAAHFISEQFDIRAQIFNGVYGVLYNELDPREVITKLMRTPGRFE from the coding sequence ATGAACGCTTCAAAACACAAAATTGCTCTTGTTATCGGTGCTGGTGCATTTGGGACAGCGATGGCCCAGGTTCTCTCGCAAAACTTTGATAAGGTTATTTTAAAAGTAAGATCTCAGGATATTTACGATGCAATTAAAGGTGGAGAGAATTCAATTTATCTTCCGGGATTAAAAATTGCTCCTAACATTGATGCTGCTCTTACGTGGGATGAAGTTGATAATATCCCGGGGAAAATCGAGTTGATTGTTTCAGCTCTTCCGACAGCGGGAATCAGTGAGTATTTTAATGAAAATTACGACCGCTTTTTAAGTTATCTGATGAAGCGTATTCCGATTGTATCTCTGTCAAAAGGGATCGATCCCAATACACTTGAGCTCTCAGACGATTTATTCTTTGATATGTACCCACACTTTAAAGACCATTTCTGCTTTTTATCAGGGCCTAGTTTTGCTCATGAGATTATGCAGGAACAAATCACTTTAGTGACACTTGCAGGACGATCTAAAAAAGTTTTAGAAGAAGTTTCAGCAATGATGAATACTAATTCATTCAAAGTGCTGGCGAGTTACGATATTAAAGGTGTTCTTTTAGGTGGAGCTTTAAAAAACATTCTGGCGATTGCCGGAGGGGTTATTGAAGGTCTGGGTTACAACCACAACACTCGTGCAGCGATGATCACTCGTGGGATTGCAGAAATGCTTCGCTTTGGTGCCGTCTATAATGCCCGTCCTGAAACTTTTTATGGCTTATCAGGAATGGGGGATTTAATTCTTACGACCACAGGGGATCTTTCAAGAAATAAAACATTTGGACTTGAGCTGGCAAAAGGTCGTAAGGCCGAAGAAATTATTGCTTCTCAACGATCAGTTGTGGAAGGTTATAAAACTGCCAAAGCAGCTCACTTTATTTCAGAGCAATTTGATATCCGCGCACAAATTTTTAATGGTGTGTACGGTGTTCTTTATAATGAACTAGATCCAAGAGAAGTTATTACAAAACTGATGAGAACTCCGGGGCGTTTTGAGTGA
- a CDS encoding ADP-ribosylglycohydrolase family protein → MIELKDRFLGCLLGLAVGDALGAPVEFKERGSFPPVEEMQAGGPFNLKKGQWTDDTSLALCLGTSLIEKKGFDPYDQVERYVKWFREGYMSCTGNCFDIGNTTKAALLRYEENKDIYAGAETDPATNGSLMRLAPIPLFYLNNLEDTIKYAGLSSKVTHAPLNCIKACEDLARFIHRALLGKSKEEIFADSTIDFKKSYEEVSGKGDALLCLEGAMWCFYHSASFAEGAKMAVNLGDDTDTTAAVFGQVAGAFYGVNSIPAPWLNDLWDKPMIENLALDLFNSNTL, encoded by the coding sequence GTGATTGAATTAAAAGACCGCTTCTTAGGTTGTCTTTTAGGTTTAGCAGTGGGAGACGCCCTTGGTGCTCCTGTTGAGTTCAAAGAAAGAGGATCTTTTCCTCCCGTAGAAGAAATGCAGGCCGGTGGACCTTTTAATTTAAAAAAAGGGCAGTGGACTGATGATACAAGTCTCGCTTTATGTCTTGGTACCAGCCTTATTGAAAAGAAAGGATTCGATCCTTACGATCAGGTTGAGCGTTATGTGAAATGGTTCCGTGAAGGTTATATGAGCTGCACGGGCAACTGTTTTGATATTGGCAATACAACGAAGGCCGCTCTTTTAAGATACGAAGAAAATAAAGATATCTATGCCGGTGCAGAAACTGATCCAGCGACTAATGGATCACTGATGAGACTGGCGCCTATTCCACTTTTCTATTTAAATAATTTAGAAGATACAATTAAGTACGCTGGACTTAGTTCTAAAGTCACGCACGCCCCACTTAATTGCATTAAGGCCTGTGAAGATTTAGCACGCTTTATTCACAGAGCACTGCTTGGAAAATCTAAAGAAGAAATTTTTGCTGATTCCACAATTGATTTTAAGAAGTCTTACGAAGAAGTTTCAGGGAAAGGGGATGCTCTGTTATGCCTGGAAGGAGCAATGTGGTGCTTTTATCACTCAGCAAGCTTTGCTGAAGGAGCGAAGATGGCCGTGAATCTTGGAGATGATACAGACACAACGGCAGCGGTTTTTGGCCAGGTGGCCGGTGCTTTTTATGGAGTGAACTCCATTCCAGCACCGTGGCTTAATGATCTTTGGGATAAACCCATGATTGAAAATCTTGCCCTTGATTTATTTAATTCAAATACTCTTTAA